One Rhizobiales bacterium GAS188 DNA window includes the following coding sequences:
- a CDS encoding Response regulator receiver domain-containing protein → MRALSVLVMEDDALIAMLLADVLAELGYDVCAIEATEAGAVAAAARCRPDLMIVDARLARGSGVSAVDAILRAGFVPHVFVSGDVLSVQALRPGAVVIQKPFREPDLARAIQRALDAAPAC, encoded by the coding sequence ATGAGAGCGCTCAGCGTCCTGGTGATGGAGGACGATGCCCTGATCGCCATGCTGTTAGCCGACGTGCTCGCGGAGTTGGGCTACGACGTTTGCGCGATCGAGGCCACCGAGGCGGGTGCGGTGGCCGCGGCTGCTCGATGCAGGCCGGACCTGATGATCGTCGACGCGCGGTTGGCCAGGGGGAGCGGCGTCTCGGCCGTCGACGCAATCCTCCGCGCCGGGTTCGTGCCGCATGTCTTCGTCAGTGGCGATGTTTTGAGCGTCCAGGCACTGAGGCCGGGCGCGGTAGTGATCCAGAAGCCTTTTCGTGAGCCCGACCTCGCTCGGGCCATTCAACGCGCGCTCGACGCCGCGCCCGCCTGTTAG